A genomic window from Mesorhizobium sp. 131-2-1 includes:
- a CDS encoding DMT family transporter encodes MTDSLDPPDTFAQGAAKAAAERTLGIILVSASSVVFGLTGVLTKSIHADPLTITCWRGFVGSILIALYVLWRRRRASGRESLRLGWRGWLLAVEGAAASIAFIAAFKFTYVANVAVIYATSPFIAALLAFLLVREKVRLQTMLAAAVSLCGVGVMVWAGFGTGHLVGDGLALLMTAGSALYMIMVRAFRDTPVVWAGAVSAFLLFVLGWFVTDPLAVSARDALLLATFGGSFALASILWTEGSRLIPAPESGLLGSAEVPFAILFAFLFLGEIPPAASIIGGAIVLCAVFAHAGRDWLVARRSAAN; translated from the coding sequence ATGACTGATTCCCTCGATCCGCCGGACACTTTCGCGCAGGGAGCGGCCAAGGCGGCTGCCGAGCGCACGCTGGGCATCATCCTGGTGTCGGCGTCGTCGGTCGTGTTCGGCCTCACCGGCGTGCTGACGAAATCGATCCATGCCGATCCGCTGACCATCACCTGCTGGCGCGGTTTCGTCGGGTCGATACTGATCGCGCTCTACGTTCTGTGGCGGCGCAGGCGCGCCAGCGGACGCGAAAGCCTGCGGCTTGGCTGGCGCGGCTGGCTGCTGGCGGTGGAAGGGGCGGCGGCCAGCATCGCCTTCATCGCCGCCTTCAAGTTCACCTATGTCGCCAATGTCGCGGTCATCTACGCGACCTCGCCCTTCATCGCCGCGTTGCTCGCCTTCCTGCTGGTGCGCGAAAAGGTCCGACTGCAGACGATGCTAGCCGCCGCCGTGTCGCTCTGCGGCGTCGGCGTCATGGTGTGGGCGGGCTTTGGCACCGGCCATCTCGTCGGTGATGGGCTGGCGCTGCTGATGACCGCCGGCAGCGCGCTCTACATGATCATGGTGCGCGCCTTCCGCGACACGCCAGTGGTGTGGGCGGGCGCGGTATCGGCCTTCCTGCTGTTCGTCTTAGGCTGGTTCGTCACCGATCCACTGGCGGTCTCGGCGCGGGATGCGCTGCTGCTTGCCACATTCGGTGGATCCTTCGCGCTGGCATCGATACTGTGGACGGAGGGTTCGCGGCTGATCCCGGCGCCCGAATCCGGCCTGCTCGGCTCCGCCGAGGTGCCGTTCGCCATCCTGTTCGCCTTCCTGTTCCTGGGCGAGATCCCGCCGGCCGCCAGCATCATCGGCGGCGCGATCGTGCTTTGCGCGGTGTTTGCCCATGCCGGGCGCGACTGGCTCGTGGCTAGACGTTCAGCCGCCAACTGA
- a CDS encoding LysR substrate-binding domain-containing protein: MQALDPDLLKTFLAFVDGGSLAKAASAVGRSPSAVTAQMQRLEEIVGEPLLAPQGRGRALTPAGEDLVGHARRILAVHTEAWLALKGARAGGRVAIGTTQDFADRGLPELLRAFAVSHPRVRIELRVGRSAELAQALQTGQLDLAITIRQAPTPDEVAVIGEPMLWLCSQRGLAAREEELPLALLDPHCGFREAALAALDATGRRYRIAAGSASLAGLRTAVDAGIALTLRTARFAHSGIVEAPRELGLPPVPTAEFAIRLRPDADRPARDLAALFGEGLAPSAIPG; this comes from the coding sequence ATGCAGGCGCTCGACCCCGACCTCCTCAAGACCTTCCTCGCTTTCGTCGATGGCGGCTCGCTGGCGAAGGCGGCGTCCGCCGTCGGCCGCTCGCCGTCGGCGGTGACGGCGCAGATGCAGCGTCTGGAGGAGATCGTCGGCGAGCCGCTGCTTGCTCCCCAGGGCCGCGGGCGCGCCCTGACGCCGGCGGGCGAGGATCTGGTCGGCCATGCCAGGCGCATCCTTGCCGTCCACACCGAGGCCTGGCTGGCGCTGAAGGGCGCGCGTGCCGGCGGCCGCGTCGCCATCGGCACCACGCAGGATTTTGCCGATCGCGGCCTGCCGGAGCTGCTGCGCGCCTTCGCCGTCAGCCATCCGCGCGTCAGGATCGAATTGCGCGTCGGCCGCTCCGCCGAGCTCGCGCAGGCGCTGCAAACCGGCCAGCTCGATCTCGCGATCACCATTCGCCAGGCCCCGACGCCGGACGAGGTCGCGGTGATCGGCGAGCCGATGCTGTGGCTCTGCTCGCAAAGAGGGCTGGCTGCGCGCGAAGAGGAGTTGCCGCTGGCGCTGCTCGATCCGCATTGCGGCTTTCGCGAAGCCGCGCTCGCGGCGCTCGACGCTACGGGCCGCCGCTACCGCATCGCCGCCGGCAGCGCCAGCCTTGCCGGCTTGCGTACGGCGGTCGATGCCGGCATCGCGCTTACCTTGCGCACGGCGCGCTTTGCCCATTCCGGCATTGTCGAAGCGCCGCGCGAACTTGGCCTGCCGCCGGTTCCGACGGCAGAATTCGCCATCCGGCTGCGCCCGGACGCCGACCGGCCGGCGCGGGACCTGGCCGCGTTGTTCGGCGAGGGCCTTGCACCGTCGGCAATCCCGGGCTGA
- a CDS encoding DMT family transporter, with amino-acid sequence MADVAILDSRERVLAGILLTGGAYFLFSAQDAAIKLLVVGISVWQIMFFRSITILAACAAIGGRRLFTDTARSPIMRPMLVRSAFTLAAWLCYYNAARALQLAELTTIYYAAPIIVTVLSVFMLGEKVPLLRWLAVLIGFAGVFVACDPTHLGVSLPMLLVLAAALLWGIAVVLLRKTAMQERTTIQLVLNNFYFLLFSAVPALIWWQTPDGGQLLLLASVGALGGMAQYLLFEGMKRAPVSIVAPFEYTSLVWAFALGFAIWGDVPRREVFLGAVLIVAAGLLIVGNEHFRKRL; translated from the coding sequence ATGGCCGATGTCGCCATTCTCGATAGCCGCGAAAGGGTGCTTGCCGGCATCCTCTTGACCGGCGGCGCCTATTTCCTGTTTTCGGCGCAGGACGCGGCGATCAAGCTGCTGGTCGTCGGCATCAGCGTCTGGCAGATCATGTTCTTCCGCTCGATCACCATCCTTGCCGCCTGCGCGGCGATCGGCGGGCGGCGCCTGTTCACGGATACGGCGCGCTCGCCCATCATGCGGCCGATGCTGGTGCGCAGCGCCTTCACGCTGGCGGCCTGGCTTTGCTACTACAATGCCGCCCGAGCCCTGCAGCTCGCCGAGCTGACCACCATCTACTATGCCGCCCCGATCATCGTCACCGTGCTGTCGGTGTTCATGCTTGGCGAGAAGGTGCCGCTGCTGCGCTGGCTGGCGGTGCTGATCGGCTTTGCGGGCGTGTTCGTCGCCTGCGATCCGACCCATCTCGGCGTCTCGCTGCCGATGCTGCTTGTGCTGGCCGCCGCCTTGCTTTGGGGTATCGCCGTGGTGCTGTTGCGCAAGACGGCGATGCAGGAGCGCACGACCATCCAGCTCGTGCTCAACAATTTCTACTTCCTGCTCTTCTCGGCGGTGCCGGCGCTGATCTGGTGGCAGACGCCCGATGGCGGCCAGTTGCTGCTTCTGGCCAGCGTCGGGGCGCTCGGCGGCATGGCGCAATATCTTTTGTTCGAAGGCATGAAACGGGCGCCGGTGTCGATCGTGGCGCCGTTCGAGTACACGTCGCTGGTCTGGGCGTTCGCGCTCGGCTTCGCCATCTGGGGCGACGTGCCACGCCGCGAGGTATTCCTGGGGGCGGTGCTGATCGTCGCCGCCGGCCTGCTCATCGTCGGCAATGAGCATTTCCGCAAACGGCTTTAG
- a CDS encoding CDP-alcohol phosphatidyltransferase family protein — translation MGAPFKKFEAHASGGPRIREIPMRMVLPNLVTVLAICAGLSGIRFGFQGRFEPAVVMVLLAAFLDGIDGRLARMLKATSKFGAQMDSLADIVNFGVAPALVLYAFLLDRAGSFGWIAALLFTIACGLRLARFNVLDDEKADRPIWQTEYFVGVPAPAGAVLVMLPLYLYFLRLGLEPTRLAGFVATGFTVLVAFLLVSRLPVYSGKSIKVPGDKVLPVILAVVLYVLLLMTYPWYTLTASVAGYLVFLPFSVRAYSKRAMREGEKVPPSDIG, via the coding sequence GTGGGCGCGCCCTTCAAAAAATTCGAGGCGCATGCCAGCGGCGGTCCGCGCATCCGTGAAATCCCGATGCGCATGGTGCTGCCCAATCTGGTCACCGTGCTTGCCATCTGCGCCGGCCTCTCCGGCATCCGCTTCGGCTTCCAGGGCCGCTTCGAGCCGGCAGTGGTGATGGTGCTGCTCGCCGCTTTCCTTGACGGCATAGACGGCCGCCTGGCGCGCATGCTGAAGGCGACGTCGAAATTCGGCGCGCAGATGGATTCGCTGGCCGACATCGTCAATTTCGGCGTGGCGCCCGCGCTGGTGCTCTATGCCTTCCTGCTCGACCGGGCCGGCTCGTTCGGCTGGATCGCGGCGCTGCTGTTCACCATCGCCTGCGGCTTGCGGCTCGCCCGCTTCAATGTGCTTGACGACGAGAAGGCTGACCGGCCGATATGGCAGACCGAATATTTCGTCGGCGTGCCGGCGCCGGCCGGCGCGGTGCTGGTCATGCTGCCGCTCTACCTCTATTTCCTGCGGCTGGGACTTGAGCCGACCCGTCTCGCCGGCTTTGTCGCCACTGGCTTCACCGTGCTCGTCGCCTTCCTGCTGGTCAGCCGGCTGCCGGTCTATTCCGGCAAGAGCATCAAGGTTCCGGGCGACAAGGTGCTGCCGGTGATCCTCGCCGTGGTGCTCTATGTCCTGCTTTTGATGACCTATCCCTGGTACACGCTGACGGCTTCCGTCGCCGGCTATCTCGTCTTCCTGCCGTTTTCAGTGCGCGCCTACTCGAAGCGCGCCATGCGCGAAGGCGAGAAGGTGCCGCCTTCGGATATCGGGTGA
- a CDS encoding OsmC family protein, which produces MDATALKAMQAPLKEAYREDASLALITLRARGSIDDQSIACKVETGRALAIAGLHPATGGTGLELCSGDMLLEALVACAGVTLKAVATALEFKLGAATVQAEGDLDFRGTLGVARDAPVGFRAIRLNFDLDTDEPQERIDSLLKLTERYCVVFQTISNKPELTVSARR; this is translated from the coding sequence ATGGACGCGACCGCACTCAAGGCCATGCAGGCGCCTCTGAAGGAAGCCTATCGCGAGGACGCCTCGCTCGCGCTGATCACGCTTCGCGCCAGGGGCTCGATCGACGACCAGTCGATCGCCTGCAAGGTCGAGACCGGCAGGGCGCTTGCCATCGCCGGTCTGCACCCGGCGACCGGCGGGACCGGGCTCGAGCTCTGCTCGGGCGACATGCTGCTCGAAGCGCTGGTCGCCTGCGCCGGCGTCACGCTGAAGGCGGTGGCGACGGCGCTGGAATTCAAACTCGGCGCCGCTACGGTGCAGGCGGAAGGCGACCTCGATTTTCGCGGCACGCTGGGCGTCGCCAGGGATGCGCCGGTCGGCTTCCGCGCCATCCGGCTGAATTTCGACCTCGATACCGACGAGCCGCAGGAGCGCATCGATTCATTGCTCAAGCTCACCGAACGCTATTGCGTGGTGTTCCAGACGATCAGCAACAAGCCGGAACTGACGGTCAGCGCGCGGCGCTGA
- a CDS encoding SDR family NAD(P)-dependent oxidoreductase, protein MTLDLSGRLAVVTGASRGIGYSMAKELAAAGAHVIAVARTVGGLEELDDQIKAEHARTGKGEATLVPLDLADMAGIDRLGGAIHERWGKLDILVANAAVLGVISPIGHVEAKTFEKVMTINVTATWRLIRSVDPLLRLSDAGRAIIMSSNAAHSARAFWAPYAASKAAVETMMRSWAHETQSLPLRVNAADPGATRTAMRAQAVPGEDPETLPHPSEIARRILPLASPELKETGLIFQAKHNRFVAYQQPE, encoded by the coding sequence ATGACCCTCGACCTTTCCGGCCGCCTGGCGGTCGTCACCGGTGCCTCGCGCGGTATCGGCTATTCCATGGCCAAGGAATTGGCAGCCGCCGGCGCGCATGTGATCGCGGTGGCCCGCACCGTCGGCGGGCTGGAAGAACTCGACGACCAGATCAAGGCCGAACACGCCAGGACCGGCAAGGGCGAGGCAACGTTGGTGCCGCTCGACCTTGCCGACATGGCGGGTATCGACCGGCTGGGCGGCGCCATCCATGAACGCTGGGGCAAGCTCGACATCCTCGTGGCGAACGCCGCCGTGCTCGGCGTCATCTCGCCGATCGGCCACGTCGAGGCCAAGACCTTCGAGAAGGTGATGACCATCAACGTCACCGCGACCTGGCGGCTGATCCGCTCGGTCGACCCGCTGCTGCGGCTTTCCGATGCCGGCCGCGCCATCATCATGTCCTCCAACGCGGCGCACTCGGCGCGCGCCTTCTGGGCGCCCTACGCAGCCTCGAAGGCGGCTGTCGAGACGATGATGCGCTCCTGGGCGCACGAGACGCAGAGCCTGCCGCTGAGGGTGAACGCCGCCGATCCCGGTGCCACCCGTACCGCCATGCGCGCGCAGGCCGTGCCCGGCGAAGACCCGGAGACGCTGCCGCATCCGTCCGAGATCGCCAGGCGCATCCTGCCGCTGGCAAGCCCGGAGCTGAAGGAAACCGGGCTTATCTTCCAGGCCAAGCACAACCGCTTCGTCGCCTACCAGCAACCGGAATAA
- a CDS encoding phosphatidylserine decarboxylase has product MSIVDTIKNTLVPIHREGYPFIAAFGAGTLFLGYFSSILFWIGLILTAWCVYFFRDPERVTPVDDRLVVSPADGVISAVGPAVPPRELGLGSGEMTRISVFMNVFSCHVNRAPVRGRITKIEHRPGKFLNAELDKASSENERNGLVIDSPNGTVAAVQIAGLVARRIVCWAEAGGSIAIGERFGLIRFGSRVDVFLPLNAVPRVAVGQTAVGGETVLAEFGGAAATPLVRIS; this is encoded by the coding sequence ATGAGCATCGTCGATACGATCAAGAATACGCTCGTTCCGATCCATCGCGAGGGCTATCCGTTCATTGCCGCCTTTGGCGCGGGCACGCTTTTCCTGGGCTATTTCTCCTCGATCCTGTTCTGGATCGGTCTGATCCTGACCGCCTGGTGCGTCTATTTCTTCCGTGATCCCGAGCGCGTCACGCCGGTCGACGACCGGCTGGTGGTCAGCCCCGCCGATGGCGTCATCTCGGCGGTCGGGCCGGCCGTGCCGCCGCGCGAGCTTGGCCTGGGCAGTGGCGAGATGACCCGCATCTCGGTGTTCATGAACGTCTTTTCCTGCCATGTGAACCGCGCCCCGGTGCGCGGCCGCATCACGAAGATCGAGCATCGGCCCGGCAAATTCCTCAACGCCGAGCTCGACAAGGCAAGTTCGGAGAACGAGCGCAACGGGCTGGTCATCGACAGCCCCAACGGCACCGTCGCCGCCGTGCAGATCGCTGGCCTGGTGGCGCGGCGCATCGTCTGCTGGGCAGAGGCCGGCGGCTCGATCGCCATCGGTGAGCGTTTCGGCCTGATCCGTTTCGGCTCGCGCGTCGACGTCTTCCTACCGCTGAATGCGGTGCCGCGCGTCGCCGTCGGCCAGACGGCGGTCGGCGGCGAGACCGTGCTTGCCGAATTCGGCGGCGCGGCGGCGACGCCGCTGGTCAGGATTTCCTGA
- a CDS encoding S10 family peptidase, with protein MRFKLKLVPLTLLMLAAFAQPGLAETTQRPAPAGGVLSLLPQPQTTNHSITIAGRKLDYQAKAGTLSLLSGKGDVTAEIFYVAYTLPPSEGPAKASPRPITFVFNGGPGAASAYLHLGALGPRIIATGSDGEFLPSPQTLIDNPDSWLDMTDLVFVDPVGTGYSREAPGQDTHDFWGVNQDASSIGAFIRLYLAKNGRTGSPLFLAGESYGGFRAALLARTLQEDIGISPSGIVLISPALEFMLVQPDEFEPLHWALELPSLAAVRLSSEGVSGDALRQKLAEVEHYAMGDYLTALASGLEQGGRLASQHVADITGLPLDLVQRNFARIPTSLFAREFQRAKGKVLSPYDGMIGTADIAPESARIAGPDPVLDRSVAALTSAFVGYISDELNFHTDVSYRLLNGEVTHNWDYGTTRQGYAGVMDDLQRARSLNPALGVVIVNGYTDLVTPYLASRYLVNQVPPLADAKPIRLDVVEGGHMMYFRPDGRRALKEAAAELYQATQ; from the coding sequence ATGCGGTTCAAGCTGAAACTCGTCCCCCTCACCCTGCTGATGCTTGCCGCTTTCGCGCAACCCGGCCTTGCCGAGACCACTCAGCGGCCGGCGCCCGCGGGCGGGGTGCTATCGCTCTTGCCGCAGCCGCAGACGACCAATCATTCGATCACCATCGCCGGGCGCAAGCTGGACTATCAGGCCAAGGCCGGCACGCTGTCGCTGCTTTCCGGCAAGGGTGATGTCACGGCCGAGATTTTCTACGTCGCCTATACGCTGCCGCCATCGGAAGGTCCGGCGAAGGCTTCCCCTCGCCCCATCACCTTCGTCTTCAACGGCGGCCCCGGCGCGGCCTCCGCCTATCTGCATCTCGGTGCGCTCGGGCCGCGCATCATCGCCACCGGATCCGACGGGGAATTCCTGCCCTCGCCGCAAACACTCATCGACAATCCGGACAGCTGGCTCGACATGACCGACCTTGTCTTCGTCGATCCGGTCGGAACCGGCTACAGCCGCGAGGCGCCTGGCCAGGACACGCACGACTTCTGGGGCGTCAACCAGGATGCCAGTTCGATCGGCGCCTTCATCCGGCTCTATCTGGCAAAGAACGGCCGCACCGGATCGCCGCTCTTCCTCGCCGGCGAAAGCTATGGCGGCTTCCGCGCAGCGCTGCTTGCCCGCACGCTGCAGGAGGATATCGGCATCAGCCCCAGCGGCATCGTGCTGATCTCGCCGGCGCTGGAATTCATGCTGGTGCAGCCGGACGAATTCGAGCCGCTGCACTGGGCGCTCGAACTGCCGTCGCTGGCGGCGGTGCGCCTCAGCAGCGAAGGCGTCAGCGGCGATGCGTTGCGGCAAAAGCTCGCCGAGGTCGAGCATTATGCGATGGGCGACTACCTCACCGCTTTGGCCAGCGGGCTGGAGCAAGGCGGAAGGTTGGCCAGCCAGCACGTGGCCGACATCACCGGGCTGCCGCTCGACCTCGTCCAGCGCAATTTCGCCCGCATCCCGACCAGCCTGTTCGCCAGGGAGTTTCAGCGCGCCAAAGGAAAGGTGCTCAGCCCCTATGACGGCATGATCGGGACAGCCGACATCGCGCCCGAGAGCGCTCGCATCGCAGGCCCCGATCCGGTGCTCGACCGCAGCGTGGCGGCGCTCACCTCGGCCTTCGTCGGCTATATCAGCGACGAGCTCAATTTCCACACCGATGTCAGCTACCGGCTGCTCAATGGCGAGGTCACCCACAATTGGGACTACGGCACCACCCGGCAAGGCTATGCCGGCGTAATGGACGATCTGCAGCGGGCGCGCTCGCTGAACCCCGCTCTCGGCGTCGTCATCGTCAACGGCTACACCGACCTGGTCACGCCGTATCTCGCCTCGCGCTATCTCGTGAACCAGGTTCCGCCGCTCGCCGATGCCAAACCCATCCGCCTCGACGTCGTGGAGGGCGGGCATATGATGTATTTCAGGCCGGACGGAAGACGCGCGCTGAAGGAGGCGGCGGCGGAACTCTACCAGGCAACGCAGTAA
- a CDS encoding tautomerase family protein: MPIINVSVTGKPDVALSATIAKEVTEITATHLRKDPTITAVAINYIDAQHWFAGGKSLAERGSNTFWLDIKVVDGTNTKLELEAYLQAIFAAFGRLLGGVHEESYAFVHEVPAAAYGYGGKTQEFRFISGRLKAA, from the coding sequence ATGCCGATCATCAATGTCAGCGTCACCGGCAAGCCCGACGTCGCTTTGTCGGCCACTATCGCCAAGGAGGTGACCGAGATCACCGCCACGCATCTGCGCAAGGACCCGACCATCACCGCGGTCGCCATCAACTACATCGATGCGCAGCACTGGTTCGCCGGCGGCAAGTCGCTGGCCGAACGCGGTTCCAATACTTTCTGGCTCGACATCAAGGTGGTCGACGGCACCAACACCAAGCTCGAGCTCGAAGCCTATCTCCAGGCGATCTTCGCCGCCTTCGGCCGCCTGCTGGGCGGCGTGCATGAGGAGAGCTACGCCTTCGTGCACGAGGTTCCGGCCGCCGCCTACGGCTATGGCGGCAAGACGCAGGAGTTCCGCTTCATCAGCGGGAGGCTGAAGGCGGCGTGA
- a CDS encoding nuclear transport factor 2 family protein, whose amino-acid sequence MTDVIDRLVTAMNAHQLDAVTALIHENYRSVQPAHPGRAFVGRDQMRANWEAMFAGIPDFHATVTRSVQDGDTTWTEWHWSGTRGDGQPFEVRGVTLFEIVDDQIVAGRLYLEDVERQLVGIEDAVEALSGRRPPTAGTGS is encoded by the coding sequence ATGACCGACGTGATCGATCGACTGGTGACGGCGATGAACGCGCATCAGCTCGACGCTGTCACCGCGCTCATCCATGAGAACTATCGCAGCGTACAGCCGGCGCACCCGGGCAGAGCCTTCGTCGGGCGCGACCAGATGCGCGCCAACTGGGAGGCCATGTTCGCGGGAATACCCGACTTCCACGCGACCGTCACGCGCTCGGTCCAGGACGGTGACACGACCTGGACGGAATGGCATTGGTCCGGCACCCGCGGCGACGGGCAACCCTTCGAGGTGCGCGGGGTCACGCTGTTCGAGATCGTCGACGATCAGATTGTGGCCGGGCGACTGTATCTAGAAGACGTCGAGCGGCAGCTTGTCGGCATCGAAGACGCGGTTGAGGCCCTCTCCGGGCGCCGTCCGCCAACGGCTGGCACCGGTTCGTGA
- a CDS encoding nuclear transport factor 2 family protein has protein sequence MDEATARALIEDHFEWAGKDEVRASEIYADDAVIEFPQSGERLRGKANIIAFRTAYPADVTFEMHRIIGCDHLWVNEYTIRYNKEKPHKVVGIMEFRDGRVFRERLYINEPWEPPAWRAQWVELMTEKDQRGERADRT, from the coding sequence ATGGACGAGGCGACCGCGCGAGCGCTGATCGAGGATCATTTCGAGTGGGCCGGCAAGGATGAGGTCCGCGCGTCCGAAATCTATGCGGACGATGCCGTGATTGAGTTCCCCCAGAGTGGCGAGCGGCTTCGTGGGAAAGCAAACATTATCGCGTTCAGAACCGCTTACCCCGCCGATGTGACCTTCGAAATGCACCGGATTATTGGATGCGATCATCTGTGGGTGAACGAGTATACGATCCGCTACAACAAGGAAAAGCCGCACAAGGTGGTGGGGATCATGGAGTTTCGCGATGGCAGAGTATTTCGGGAGCGGCTGTATATCAATGAGCCTTGGGAACCACCCGCATGGCGCGCCCAATGGGTAGAGCTAATGACGGAGAAAGACCAGCGAGGGGAACGTGCCGACCGGACCTAA
- a CDS encoding AMP-binding protein yields MILILALLAGLVVAWLLIGVLETVRLGLRFTQALLYVPFKLAYRIADERIRVARNAKAPVIYVISHQSRFEPALMLSLLPDDTLHILDDASARSPWLEPWRELGRTIAFNAEHVFVSRRLVRVLKGKGRLAVYLPDAVEPDVKSFRLFRAITRIAMQADASIVPIFIAGARDLPVSLTPADRAPRHWFPRLAISVLEPMTIAELVARNPDQASNTNALFDRFAEARLFGTNLDRGLFLAMRDAADRVGASHPIIEDVISGALSYRKMFIGARVLGRRIEAVTAPGEAVGLLLPNANGVVLSFVGLLSAGRVAAMINYTAGPASVTTAVRTAVIRTVVSSRAFIEKAGLADIVEAVEAGGAKMLWLEDARQSVTMLDKLAAALLWRFPLRPQDAAKPAVILFTSGSEGTPKAVVLSHKSLLANAMQAEARITISPADILLNVLPVFHSFGLTGGTILPLVTGVKLFLYPSPLHYKIIPEIARKVRPTIMFGTDTFLANYARTAKDGDFSSLRFVVAGAEAVKPETRRVYRERFDAAIIEGFGLTEAAPVVAVNTAIHGRDGTVGRLLPAIRMKLEAVEGIDDAGRLWLDGPNMMMGYMTADRPGELQPLNGWHDTGDIVSVDRDGFITIRGRAKRFAKIAGEMVSLGAVEMLVQSLWPEERHAAVAVPDKRRGERIVLVTTADDASPEELRAFGKKAGAAELMVPNDIIKVEEIPVLGSGKTDYVSTRRLAIDRLGLSAAA; encoded by the coding sequence ATGATCCTGATCCTGGCGCTGCTTGCAGGCCTCGTCGTGGCCTGGCTGCTGATCGGCGTACTCGAAACGGTGCGCCTTGGCCTGCGCTTCACGCAGGCGCTGCTCTATGTACCGTTCAAGCTCGCCTACCGGATCGCCGACGAGCGAATCCGCGTCGCCCGCAATGCCAAGGCGCCGGTCATCTATGTGATCTCGCACCAGTCGCGCTTCGAGCCGGCGCTGATGCTGTCGCTGCTGCCGGACGACACGCTGCACATCCTCGACGATGCGTCGGCTCGCTCACCCTGGTTGGAGCCATGGCGCGAGCTCGGCCGCACCATCGCCTTCAACGCCGAGCATGTCTTCGTCAGCCGCCGGCTGGTCAGGGTGCTGAAGGGCAAGGGCCGGCTTGCCGTCTATCTGCCCGATGCGGTCGAGCCTGACGTCAAATCCTTTCGCCTGTTCCGCGCCATCACCCGCATCGCCATGCAGGCCGACGCCAGCATCGTGCCGATCTTCATCGCCGGCGCGCGCGACCTGCCGGTGTCGCTGACCCCGGCGGACCGGGCGCCGCGCCACTGGTTCCCGCGCCTCGCGATAAGCGTGCTGGAGCCGATGACAATTGCCGAGCTGGTGGCGCGCAACCCTGACCAGGCTTCCAACACCAACGCGCTGTTCGACCGCTTCGCGGAAGCCAGGCTCTTCGGCACCAATCTCGACCGCGGCCTGTTCCTCGCCATGCGCGACGCGGCTGATCGCGTCGGCGCCTCGCACCCGATCATCGAGGACGTCATCTCGGGCGCACTCAGCTATCGCAAGATGTTCATCGGCGCGCGCGTGCTCGGCCGTCGCATCGAGGCGGTGACGGCGCCGGGCGAAGCGGTCGGACTGCTCCTGCCCAACGCCAATGGCGTGGTGCTGTCCTTCGTCGGCCTTTTGTCCGCCGGCCGGGTGGCGGCGATGATCAACTACACGGCCGGGCCAGCAAGCGTCACCACCGCTGTCCGCACCGCCGTCATCCGAACCGTCGTCTCCTCCCGCGCCTTCATCGAGAAGGCCGGGCTCGCCGACATCGTCGAGGCGGTCGAGGCGGGCGGCGCGAAAATGCTTTGGCTGGAGGATGCACGCCAGAGCGTGACAATGCTGGACAAGCTGGCCGCCGCGCTGCTGTGGCGCTTCCCGCTGCGGCCACAGGATGCGGCAAAGCCGGCGGTGATCCTGTTTACCTCGGGCTCTGAAGGCACGCCCAAGGCGGTGGTGCTCTCACACAAGAGCCTGCTCGCCAATGCCATGCAGGCCGAGGCCCGCATCACCATTTCGCCCGCCGATATCCTGCTCAACGTGCTGCCGGTGTTCCATTCCTTCGGGCTTACCGGCGGCACAATCCTGCCGCTGGTCACCGGCGTGAAATTGTTCCTCTACCCGTCGCCTCTCCACTACAAGATCATCCCCGAGATCGCGCGCAAGGTCAGGCCGACGATCATGTTCGGCACCGACACCTTCCTTGCCAATTATGCGCGCACGGCCAAGGACGGCGACTTCTCCAGCCTGCGCTTCGTCGTCGCCGGCGCCGAGGCGGTCAAGCCGGAGACGCGCCGCGTCTATCGCGAGCGCTTCGACGCGGCGATCATCGAAGGTTTCGGGCTGACAGAGGCCGCCCCGGTCGTTGCCGTCAACACCGCCATCCATGGCCGCGACGGCACGGTTGGACGCCTCTTGCCGGCAATCCGCATGAAGCTCGAAGCCGTCGAGGGCATCGACGATGCCGGCCGGCTGTGGCTCGACGGGCCGAACATGATGATGGGCTACATGACGGCCGACCGGCCGGGCGAACTGCAGCCGCTCAATGGCTGGCACGACACCGGCGACATCGTCTCGGTCGACCGCGACGGCTTCATCACCATCCGCGGCCGCGCCAAACGCTTCGCCAAGATCGCCGGCGAGATGGTGTCGCTGGGCGCGGTCGAGATGCTGGTGCAGTCACTGTGGCCGGAAGAGCGCCACGCCGCAGTCGCGGTGCCGGACAAAAGACGCGGCGAGCGCATCGTGCTGGTGACCACGGCCGACGACGCCAGCCCGGAGGAACTGCGCGCCTTCGGCAAGAAGGCGGGCGCGGCCGAGCTGATGGTGCCCAACGACATCATCAAGGTCGAGGAGATCCCGGTGCTGGGCTCTGGCAAGACCGACTACGTCTCGACCCGCAGGCTGGCGATCGACCGGCTGGGGCTGAGCGCCGCGGCGTAG